The proteins below come from a single Miscanthus floridulus cultivar M001 chromosome 1, ASM1932011v1, whole genome shotgun sequence genomic window:
- the LOC136537032 gene encoding probable serine/threonine-protein kinase PBL16 has product MGNCLGGSPSYVSKVSSTAKPETPPKVQSPSEVDRSDDRKLPSNPGEVEALRRGASATARNPLVAFSFSELRKVANDFRNEALIGGGGFGRVYKGSFAPPAGTDADLSGGTTLPVAIKVHDGDNSFQGHREWLAEVIFLGQLSHPNLVKLVGYSCEGEHRVLVYEYMALGSVESHLFSRTSPPLPWATRMKIALGAARGLAFLHDAEPRPVIYRDFKTSNILLDADFNAKLSDFGLAKDGPVGEQSHVSTRVMGTYGYAAPEYMMTGHLTASSDVYSYGVVLLELLTGRRSLDRSRPPREQALTDWALPALPHKKRVQGIVDPRLAGGAGGWDDPPPARAVQKTAMLAYHCLNRNPKARPLMRDVVASLEPLQQPPEDPADAAV; this is encoded by the exons ATGGGGAACTGCTTGGGGGGCAGCCCCTCCTACGTCAGCAAGGTCTCCTCCACTGCAAAGCCAG AGACTCCTCCTAAGGTGCAGAGCCCGTCGGAAGTGGACCGGAGCGACGACCGCAAGCTGCCATCGAACCCGGGCGAGGTGGAGGCCCTGCGGCGGGGCGCGTCGGCGACGGCGCGGAACCCGCTGGTGGCCTTCTCCTTCTCCGAGCTCAGGAAGGTGGCCAACGACTTCCGGAACGAGGCgctcatcggcggcggcggattcGGCCGTGTCTACAAGGGTTCCTTCGCACCGCCAGCCGGGACAGACGCAGACCTGAGCGGCGGCACCACCCTgccggtggccatcaaggtgcacGACGGCGACAACAGCTTCCAGGGCCACCGGGAGTGGCTGGCGGAGGTGATCTTCCTGGGCCAGCTGTCCCACCCGAACCTGGTGAAACTGGTGGGGTACAGCTGCGAGGGCGAGCACCGCGTGCTGGTGTACGAGTACATGGCGCTGGGCAGCGTGGAGTCGCACCTCTTCTCCCGCacgtcgccgccgctgccgtggGCGACGCGGATGAAGATCGCGCTCGGCGCCGCGCGCGGGCTGGCGTTCCTCCACGACGCCGAGCCCCGCCCCGTGATCTACCGCGACTTTAAGACCTCCAACATCCTGCTGGACGCCGACTTCAACGCCAAGCTCTCCGACTTCGGGCTCGCCAAGGACGGGCCCGTCGGGGAGCAGTCGCACGTGTCCACGCGGGTCATGGGCACCTACGGCTACGCGGCGCCCGAGTACATGATGACGGGGCACCTCACGGCGTCCAGCGACGTCTACAGCTACGGCGTCGTCCTGCTGGAGCTGCTCACGGGCCGGCGGTCGCTGGACCGGTCGCGCCCGCCGCGGGAGCAGGCGCTCACCGACTGGGCGCTCCCGGCGCTGCCGCACAAGAAGCGCGTGCAGGGCATCGTCGACCCCAGGCTGGCGGGCGGAGCCGGCGGATGGGACGACCCGCCGCCCGCCAGGGCCGTGCAGAAGACGGCCATGCTCGCGTACCACTGCCTCAACCGCAACCCCAAGGCGCGGCCGCTCATGCGCGACGTCGTCGCGTCGCTGGAGCCGCTACAGCAGCCGCCCGAGGACCCAGCAGACGCCGCCGTGTGA